One genomic region from Homalodisca vitripennis isolate AUS2020 chromosome 6, UT_GWSS_2.1, whole genome shotgun sequence encodes:
- the LOC124364946 gene encoding uncharacterized protein LOC124364946, which produces MSQEAMESNNIINTFCFRLPLRTGCLLIGWYDIVYGHAMVLLYLASMYSGYFHVNGIYKYALTIDFIFTIVQLLSGAVLVYGVKYRTIGLVLLSAVMGVVLMVSDVVGDVLLGLSFPGISADISILAGILLLTFIGIRGYWTFAIYCYYVQLKEELYLTNKIQNTIPDIVQSTS; this is translated from the exons ATGTCACAG gaAGCTATGGAGAGTAATAACATAATTAACACGTTCTGTTTCCGCCTCCCACTGCGCACCGGCTGTCTGCTCATTGGCTGGTACGATATC GTGTATGGACATGCAATGGTGTTGCTGTACCTAGCATCGATGTATTCCGGTTATTTCCATGTAAATG GTATATACAAGTATGCACTTACAATTGACTTCATATTTACAATAGTCCAGCTCCTAAGTGGTGCGGTCCTTGTCTATGGAGTGAAATAT AGGACAATAGGTTTGGTCTTGTTGAGTGCCGTGATGGGAGTGGTGCTGATGGTGTCTGACGTTGTCGGGGACGTGCTCTTAGGATTATCATTTCCTGGCATTTCGGCTGATATTAGTATCCTTGCCGGAATCCTTCTTCTCACTTTTATTG gtatcAGAGGATACTGGACATTTGCAATTTATTGTTACTATGTGCAACTTAAGGAAGAACTGTATTTGACTAACAAGATCCAGAACACCATACCAGACATTGTCCAATCAACTTCTTAG